Proteins found in one Bacillus thermozeamaize genomic segment:
- a CDS encoding 2-amino-4-hydroxy-6-hydroxymethyldihydropteridine diphosphokinase, whose product MGSNLGDREENLRSALRMLSKENVLRILGCSALYETEPVGYRPQPPFLNAVVCVETGLDPDRLLDYLLQVEQLHRRQRTIRWGPRTLDLDILLYGGQKVRSHRLIIPHPRLFERPFVLVPLLDLAAWLCEPVRQAAREALSFLGREGVVRYKDAGWAARSSMAQN is encoded by the coding sequence ATGGGTTCCAATCTGGGAGATCGGGAAGAGAACCTGCGATCGGCGTTACGCATGCTCTCGAAAGAAAACGTTTTGCGCATTCTGGGATGTTCCGCCCTGTATGAAACGGAACCCGTCGGCTACCGCCCGCAACCTCCTTTTCTCAATGCAGTGGTCTGTGTAGAAACGGGCCTTGACCCGGATCGTTTGCTGGATTATCTGTTACAGGTTGAACAGTTGCACCGGCGGCAGCGGACGATTCGGTGGGGGCCGCGAACGCTTGACCTGGATATACTGTTGTACGGCGGGCAAAAGGTGCGGTCTCACCGCCTGATCATCCCGCATCCGCGCCTTTTTGAAAGACCCTTTGTCCTCGTTCCCCTGTTGGATCTGGCGGCGTGGCTGTGCGAGCCGGTCCGGCAGGCGGCTAGAGAGGCGCTTTCTTTTCTTGGCCGGGAAGGGGTGGTCAGGTACAAGGATGCCGGCTGGGCAGCCAGGTCGTCCATGGCGCAAAACTGA
- a CDS encoding transcription elongation factor GreA — MAEKEILLTPDGMKKLEEELEHLKSVKRAEVAERIKVAIGYGDLSENSEYEDAKNEQAFIEGRIITLEKMLRNARVIQNEDVSTDVVSIGSKVRLQDLEFDEEVEYTIVGSAESDPEKNRISNESPVGQALLGKKIGDTIEVQVPAGVIRYKILEITR; from the coding sequence GTGGCTGAGAAAGAAATTCTGTTGACACCTGACGGCATGAAAAAGTTAGAGGAAGAGTTGGAACATCTGAAATCCGTCAAACGGGCCGAGGTGGCGGAACGGATCAAGGTGGCGATCGGCTATGGGGATCTCAGCGAAAATTCCGAATACGAAGATGCCAAAAATGAACAGGCCTTCATTGAGGGACGGATCATCACATTGGAAAAAATGCTGCGTAATGCCCGTGTCATTCAAAACGAGGATGTTTCAACGGATGTGGTGAGCATCGGTTCCAAGGTCCGCCTTCAGGATCTGGAGTTTGACGAGGAAGTGGAGTATACCATCGTCGGCTCGGCGGAGTCGGATCCGGAGAAGAACCGGATTTCCAATGAATCTCCGGTTGGCCAGGCCTTGCTTGGGAAGAAGATTGGCGATACCATCGAGGTACAGGTGCCTGCCGGGGTGATACGGTACAAGATCTTAGAGATCACACGCTGA
- a CDS encoding dihydroneopterin aldolase has translation MDKIVIQGMTFYGYHGVYEEERRLGQRFVVDVWLYLDLNPAGQSDRLADTVNYAEVYDEVARVFHGPSRQLLESLAEETAARLLKRFRIHKVTVRIMKPSPPIPGHFQHVGVEITREASD, from the coding sequence ATGGACAAAATCGTGATTCAGGGCATGACCTTTTACGGGTATCATGGTGTATACGAAGAGGAAAGGCGTCTCGGGCAGCGATTTGTCGTCGATGTATGGCTGTATCTTGACCTCAACCCGGCAGGTCAAAGCGACCGGCTGGCTGATACAGTGAACTATGCTGAGGTGTATGATGAGGTAGCCAGGGTGTTTCATGGGCCGTCGCGTCAACTGTTGGAATCGCTGGCGGAAGAGACTGCGGCGCGGCTGCTCAAGCGATTCCGGATTCACAAGGTCACGGTGCGGATCATGAAGCCGTCCCCGCCGATACCCGGTCATTTTCAGCATGTTGGCGTTGAAATTACAAGGGAGGCCTCCGATTGA
- a CDS encoding dihydropteroate synthase: MQFDHPARLEEEMLALGADHAGIRLMMPKGEFLHIKVHQVSLKAANVLKQEMLALGGEAVLHKEVSMLTKETSDLLLMGTRKQFDRLTRKLKAQPFGLKKVAEELEWVLRGLDRSRGAQRIRGKGWELDCGKKTLVMGILNVTPDSFSDGGKWIDPDKAVEHAQAMVDDGADLIDVGGESTRPGHTPISAEEEIRRVEPVIRKLKARLDVPISIDTYKSEVATRAIAAGADVINDIWGFRRDPAMARVAAEAGVPVILMHNRPADRVAYRDVMGEIIQDLRVSLEIAKQAGVKEEQIILDPGIGFGKHLEHNLETMRRLDELVALGYPVLIGTSRKSMIGNTLQLPVDDRLEGTAATVALAIAKGCQIVRVHDVKEMVRVCRMMDAMLRS; the protein is encoded by the coding sequence TGGAAGAAGAAATGCTCGCGTTGGGCGCGGATCATGCCGGAATCCGTCTGATGATGCCAAAGGGAGAGTTCTTACATATTAAGGTTCATCAGGTTTCGTTAAAAGCGGCCAACGTGCTCAAACAGGAAATGCTTGCGCTGGGCGGCGAAGCGGTTTTGCATAAAGAGGTTTCCATGTTGACGAAGGAGACGTCTGATCTTCTTCTGATGGGTACCCGCAAGCAATTTGATCGTCTGACGAGGAAACTGAAAGCGCAGCCCTTCGGTCTGAAAAAAGTGGCCGAAGAATTGGAATGGGTGCTGCGGGGATTGGATCGCAGCCGCGGGGCGCAGCGGATTCGCGGGAAGGGCTGGGAGCTGGACTGCGGAAAAAAAACGTTGGTCATGGGCATTTTAAACGTGACCCCTGATTCCTTTTCGGATGGAGGCAAATGGATCGACCCCGACAAAGCGGTCGAACACGCCCAGGCCATGGTGGATGACGGCGCCGATCTGATTGATGTCGGAGGAGAGTCTACCCGTCCGGGACATACCCCGATCTCGGCTGAGGAAGAGATCAGAAGGGTGGAACCGGTGATCCGAAAACTGAAGGCGCGTCTTGACGTTCCGATATCCATCGACACGTATAAATCAGAAGTCGCAACCAGAGCCATTGCTGCCGGCGCCGATGTGATCAACGACATCTGGGGTTTTCGGCGCGACCCGGCGATGGCTCGGGTGGCTGCCGAGGCCGGCGTGCCGGTGATCCTGATGCACAATCGGCCTGCCGACCGGGTCGCTTATCGTGATGTGATGGGCGAGATCATCCAGGATCTGCGCGTCTCCCTTGAGATAGCCAAGCAAGCGGGAGTCAAGGAAGAACAGATCATATTGGATCCCGGGATCGGATTCGGCAAACATTTGGAGCATAATCTGGAGACGATGCGCCGTCTGGATGAATTGGTGGCATTGGGATATCCTGTACTCATTGGCACTTCCCGCAAATCGATGATCGGCAACACCTTGCAGCTGCCTGTGGATGACCGGTTGGAAGGCACGGCGGCCACCGTGGCATTGGCCATTGCCAAGGGGTGCCAGATTGTCCGGGTGCATGATGTGAAGGAAATGGTGCGCGTATGCAGGATGATGGATGCCATGCTGCGGTCGTGA